In Phaseolus vulgaris cultivar G19833 chromosome 3, P. vulgaris v2.0, whole genome shotgun sequence, the sequence AGAGTGGTGTCGGCAGGCAGATGAGATGGCTCACTTGAAAGAGCAAAACAAGAAACTGTTAGAGTAGATTGGAGAGTCGGTCAGAGAGGAACAATCCCACGCATCCAGGCCACCAACCCATCAAACTCACCAGATTCATCAGACGAATCACACTTTCCCCACACATCTAACTCACCAAAGCTCCAAAAATGTCCTTTTCAACAATGAAGAAAACCCCAAAGGCCACCCTTATACAAATGACATAATTGTTGCATCACTCCGTGATAAGTGGAGAGGTTTGACTATGAACCTCTATGATGGTTCCACTGACCTGGACGAacacttaaattatttttaaaacccAAATGACCCTGTACATGGTCGATCAGACAGTATGGTGCAAGGTCTTCCCGACATCTCTTCGGGAAGGTCCTTTAGGATGATTTACAAGACTTCCTGTTAATTATGTGACGGACTTCAAAGTTTTGGAAACGAAGTTCACTACCCAATATGCAACGAGTAGACCTCATTGTGTCTCGTCCATGTCTCTCCTCAATGTGaaacaagaaaaaggtgaatcCCCGAGAGCCTTTATGGACAGATTCAGCAAAGTCTATATGGGAATTAGGAATGTAAATCCAGACATAGCAATGCATCACTTGGTCTCGGCCGTACTACCAGGTCGATTCACTGAAAGCCTCATAAAACGGTCACCGTGCAACATGGATGAACTGAGGACAAGGGCCACCAAATTCATGCAGATAGAAGAGCACATCGACTATCACATGAAAACACAGGTCGAAATCGccgaaaaagaaagagagagaaatagGGGCACTCGTCCTCCCATGACAAGAACCAACCAATTCCGGTCAAACCGAGGTCCTCGGTTCCACCATTACACCCCTCTGACAGTACCTAGAGGGAAGGTGCTGGACGAAGCTTTACAGGCCGAGCTTATCTCGACACTCAAGCAAGCGCAAACACCACATAATGCAGATACAACCAAACGTTGCCAATATCATCGCAACTATGACCATACGACCAAAGGTTACCAAGCATTAAAGGATAAGATAGAAGAACTCGTCCAAGCAGGACACCTCTGCAAGTTTGTTAAAACAAGGTCACCTCAGCGTGACACTGACTATTCCAGAGACAAATAGCACTTTGGACAAAAGGACAATCGAAGCTGTAACGATTATCACCGTACGACCTGGCAAAAA encodes:
- the LOC137839460 gene encoding uncharacterized protein, with product MSLLNVKQEKGESPRAFMDRFSKVYMGIRNVNPDIAMHHLVSAVLPGRFTESLIKRSPCNMDELRTRATKFMQIEEHIDYHMKTQVEIAEKERERNRGTRPPMTRTNQFRSNRGPRFHHYTPLTVPRGKVLDEALQAELISTLKQAQTPHNADTTKRCQYHRNYDHTTKGYQALKDKIEELVQAGHLCKFVKTRSPQRDTDYSRDK